Proteins encoded together in one Streptomyces sp. NBC_01408 window:
- a CDS encoding caspase family protein produces the protein MPTGLSLHVGLNKVDPAAYDGWDGALLACENDARDMAAVGRAAGFEDTIVLTRDGTVENITGELRAAAARLKAGDILLFTYSGHGGQMPNTTGSDAEPDRQDETLVFFDRQFLDDELYREFQRFEKGVRIVALLDCCHSGSAIESVNELLTPEAMRAHFKTSDPGGLEAASRMMPLFRQQQAFERDRALYEGIQRELRDGNGGRPAPGAVLIAACQDNQVASDGDVNGLFTAQLLKVWKEGAFRGDYRAFHRDIQRRMPAIQSPNFYMTGNPPEDFLRQKPFTV, from the coding sequence GTGCCCACTGGCCTTTCCCTTCACGTCGGCTTGAACAAGGTCGATCCCGCCGCCTATGACGGCTGGGACGGCGCACTCCTGGCCTGCGAGAACGATGCCCGAGACATGGCGGCGGTAGGCCGTGCCGCGGGATTCGAAGACACCATCGTCCTCACCCGCGACGGCACGGTGGAGAACATCACCGGCGAGCTGCGCGCGGCGGCCGCACGGCTCAAGGCCGGGGACATCCTGCTCTTCACCTACTCGGGCCACGGCGGCCAGATGCCCAACACCACCGGATCGGATGCCGAGCCCGACCGGCAGGACGAGACGCTGGTGTTCTTCGACCGCCAGTTCCTCGACGACGAGTTGTACCGCGAGTTCCAGCGCTTCGAGAAGGGCGTCAGGATCGTCGCCCTGCTCGACTGCTGTCACAGCGGCAGCGCCATCGAGTCCGTGAATGAGCTGCTGACCCCCGAGGCCATGCGGGCACACTTCAAGACGAGTGACCCGGGCGGACTGGAGGCCGCCTCCCGCATGATGCCGCTGTTCAGGCAGCAGCAGGCCTTCGAGCGGGACCGGGCCTTGTACGAGGGAATCCAGCGCGAGCTGAGGGACGGCAACGGCGGCCGCCCGGCCCCCGGCGCCGTGCTCATCGCCGCCTGCCAGGACAATCAGGTCGCCTCCGACGGCGACGTGAACGGACTGTTCACCGCGCAGCTGCTCAAGGTGTGGAAGGAGGGCGCCTTCCGAGGCGACTACCGCGCCTTCCACCGGGACATCCAGCGGCGCATGCCTGCCATCCAGAGCCCGAACTTCTACATGACGGGAAACCCGCCCGAGGACTTCCTCCGGCAGAAGCCGTTCACGGTCTGA
- a CDS encoding DNA/RNA non-specific endonuclease yields the protein MNAIETPPGRTASPAARPDALADRTGYDEAFLGPVVPLPLPASAAVDTVVLPYTHFTVVLRPDRRLAASTAVCIDGQKLVEDVPRDDAWTFDPRLPESQQAGNDVYRDNPLDRGHLVRRLDPVWGAAAEAGRANTDTFHYTNAAPQQDVFNQGKQLWQGLENHLLDHAAQFDRKLSVFTGPVLHDSDPPYRGIQVPLRFWKVAAFVQGGALASTAYILDQSPDLSRDRERAMAGAKPGDPPPLGAYRTFQVPVTDIAELTGLDLGPLPAADLMPLTRAPEERWRRLESYEDVVLGS from the coding sequence ATGAACGCAATTGAGACGCCGCCGGGCCGCACGGCGAGCCCCGCGGCGCGCCCCGACGCCCTCGCCGACCGGACCGGCTACGACGAAGCCTTCCTGGGGCCCGTCGTCCCGCTGCCCCTCCCGGCCTCGGCCGCGGTCGACACCGTGGTCCTCCCCTACACCCACTTCACCGTCGTCCTGCGCCCCGACCGCAGGCTGGCCGCCTCCACCGCCGTCTGCATCGACGGCCAGAAGCTCGTGGAGGACGTACCCCGGGACGACGCCTGGACGTTCGACCCCCGGCTGCCCGAGTCCCAGCAGGCCGGCAACGACGTCTACCGCGACAACCCCCTGGACCGCGGGCACCTGGTCCGCCGCCTGGACCCGGTCTGGGGTGCGGCGGCGGAGGCGGGCCGCGCGAACACGGACACGTTCCACTACACCAATGCGGCCCCGCAACAGGACGTCTTCAACCAGGGCAAGCAGCTGTGGCAGGGGCTGGAGAACCACCTGCTCGACCACGCGGCCCAATTCGACCGCAAGCTGAGCGTCTTCACCGGCCCCGTCCTGCACGACTCCGACCCGCCCTACCGGGGCATTCAGGTGCCGCTGCGCTTCTGGAAGGTGGCCGCCTTCGTCCAGGGCGGGGCGCTGGCCTCGACCGCGTACATCCTCGACCAGAGCCCCGACCTCAGCCGGGACCGCGAGCGGGCGATGGCAGGCGCCAAGCCCGGTGACCCGCCCCCGCTGGGCGCGTACCGCACGTTCCAGGTGCCGGTGACGGACATCGCGGAGCTGACCGGACTCGACCTCGGACCGCTGCCGGCAGCGGACCTCATGCCCCTGACTCGGGCGCCCGAGGAGCGCTGGCGGCGATTGGAGTCCTACGAGGACGTGGTCCTGGGGAGCTGA
- a CDS encoding serine protease: MRGGSPVATGPEQVFREDLLEVAARVRKGLGAEFPESSEELAPREETGRIRRAALEERARVLEAGVRGLEKLAAGRGGDVDEDEYFGVEAIVLLEGRPAILVQGQDFASPPGDWALLEGQRPAIRESIARVGRVEVTGHAELDWLGTGFLVSPFAVMTNRHVAAEFTRADGEGGFTFRQGMGARIDTAEELGAAAADDSFEFAVTEVIGIHPDVDMALLRVSPSTRGGGVLPTPLAVAGDAPPELAGRPVYVVGYPAADGRRNEPEAMSRIFTDIYNVKRLQPGTATGLVPDGAGSTMTHDCSTLGGNSGSPVFDLADHRVLGLHFGGRFRSGNFAVPLFQLTDDPLLERAEVNWV, translated from the coding sequence ATGCGTGGCGGATCACCGGTGGCGACGGGACCCGAGCAGGTCTTCAGGGAGGACCTGCTGGAGGTCGCCGCACGCGTACGCAAGGGACTGGGGGCGGAGTTCCCCGAGTCCTCCGAGGAGCTCGCGCCCCGAGAGGAGACGGGGCGGATCCGGCGCGCCGCGCTGGAGGAGCGAGCCAGGGTGCTGGAGGCGGGGGTGCGCGGGCTGGAGAAGCTGGCGGCCGGCCGCGGCGGGGACGTGGACGAGGACGAGTACTTCGGGGTGGAGGCGATCGTCCTGCTCGAAGGCCGCCCGGCGATCCTGGTCCAGGGTCAGGACTTCGCCTCGCCCCCGGGCGACTGGGCGCTGCTGGAGGGCCAGCGGCCGGCCATCCGCGAGTCGATCGCCCGGGTCGGCCGGGTGGAGGTCACCGGGCACGCGGAACTGGACTGGCTGGGCACTGGCTTCCTCGTATCACCGTTCGCCGTGATGACCAACCGGCACGTCGCCGCCGAGTTCACGCGCGCGGACGGGGAGGGCGGGTTCACCTTCCGCCAGGGCATGGGGGCCCGCATCGACACCGCCGAGGAGCTCGGCGCGGCGGCCGCCGACGACTCGTTCGAGTTCGCTGTCACCGAGGTGATCGGCATCCACCCGGACGTCGACATGGCGCTGCTGCGGGTCTCCCCCTCGACGCGCGGCGGTGGCGTGCTGCCGACGCCGCTCGCGGTCGCGGGCGACGCCCCGCCGGAGCTGGCGGGGCGTCCCGTGTACGTGGTCGGCTACCCGGCGGCGGACGGCCGCCGCAACGAGCCGGAGGCCATGAGCCGGATCTTCACAGACATCTACAACGTGAAGCGGCTCCAGCCGGGCACGGCGACAGGCCTGGTCCCGGACGGGGCCGGTTCCACGATGACGCACGACTGCTCCACCCTCGGCGGCAACAGCGGTTCACCGGTCTTCGACCTCGCCGACCACCGGGTGCTCGGCCTGCACTTCGGCGGCAGGTTCCGCTCCGGCAATTTCGCCGTGCCACTGTTCCAGCTGACCGACGACCCCTTGCTGGAGCGGGCGGAGGTCAACTGGGTGTAG